A segment of the uncultured Desulfobulbus sp. genome:
ATCTTCATATTTATCATCATTATCACTTTTAGATAGATCTAATATATCATTTTCAAATATATATCCGACATCATGATAGACACTTGCTACAAACCATCTTCTCAAAAAAGCGTCTTCTTTATCTGATATTTCATTATTAATTTCATCTAATAATTTATTTTTTATTATTCTATTATTGCCATAAAAATATAAACCTAATAAAAAAACATAAAGTTGATGAGACACATGATCTCTATACTCAGAATAAAAAACTCCTTTTGTCTCCAAAGTAAATAAATAATCAAGCAGTTCATAAGGGCCAAAACAACCATATCCGTCCCATATTTTCTTTATTATATTTTTACATTCATCCCGCCTGTCTTCACTATTCCTGAGACCTAAAGCCAAAAAAAGCTCATCAATACTTACATTATTTTCTACAAAAATTTTACTAAAAATTACGTTACCGTCATTTAAAAGCCAATCAACAATATCAGCATTTATACCACTGACAATACAGTTACTGCTTTTACCATTATCATTTACTGTTTTTAATACAATATTCATATTTTTAATTATCAATATTTATTATTTACATACAAAATGAAATGTAAATTATTTTTTACTTGCCAAAAGCGAATTCAAGTCAGTAAATTCCAAATAAATCGAACTATAATCATATCCTTCTAGTACATATTCTACCAGAATAGATATGAAACCGTATTAATCTTCTTTTATACCCTCAAAATCAAGTGGGCATATATTGCCATTTGCATTGTCTCGATGGGTTCGATTGTAGTTAACTTCAGTATATTCAAATACAGCATGACGCATTTGATCACGACTGGTGAAAATCACTCCATGTATAACATTTATCGTAACTACTCACCCCTATTCTTCGGCATCAGGCAGAGTTCCTGCCAGTGCCAACTGGATAGCGACAAGAGGATTGATCCCCTGGCTTGCCATGGTCTGCAGGTAACTTGAAATCCTGCAGTAAGCCTGGGCATATTGTTTCCGTCGAAAACAACCGGATATTTTCTGTTTTACCTTAGCCATGCGAAGATCCCTTTCCGCCCTGTTGTTGGTGAACGGCACATGTGGTTCTTTGGCAAAAAGCAAGACTGCCGCCTCATGCTTTTGTAATCGCTCCCAAAGATTGTGCGCATCGGATTTGGCTATCCTGCCGCGCTTCCCTTGTGGTTTCGGAGGGATCTTGGGCAACTCCTTGCTGCCACGCGTAAGGATATTACGGTAGCGCTTCTGCAGGTTGGCATACTCCCGTTCGGTAAGACATTTTTCCGGACGTTGAGCCACCGTACGACACGTTTGCTGGAGCACCGCTTTTAGATTGCGGGCCCACCGGTATTGGTTTGAGTCAACGACAAACGTCAACTCTCGTAAAAGGTGCGAGCCGCAAAGTCCGTGACCGCAATGGTCGTAGGATAAATATGATGCCCAGCAATCATGGATGATCACCCCGCCATACCGAGGGATGATATTCAATCCTTCGATTGCCTCCTTGCCCCGCTTTCGATGCAGTACTTTCAGGGTTGTTTCGCCGGAAGAATAGACGTGAATCCAGTGATTCTTCCCTTCAACCCGAAACGAGGTTTCATCCACATGCAGGGATGGAGCCTGCAGCAGCCTATCAATAGCTCTGGATTCCCATGCTTCGAGTGATTGGTACAAGCGCAAAACAAATTTGAGCAGGCTGGCCTCGGAGATTACGCTACCGATCATGGCTGCTATCTGTTTTTGAACCCGGTTTAAAGCGACCATCTGGCTGATAACCAAATGAATGGCAAACGCTTTAAGCCCATTGCCGTACTGCAGCTTACCCGGCATATCGTCAGGGAAACGCCCTTTGACCGTGGCCTCACAATTAGGACATTGCTTTATTTCTGCGTCAATGTGCTCGACAACTTTTTCAAAAACGATGTCGATTTTTGTCCGACGTTCATGCCCCTGGCATGCAACGTTTTCCAGCACCATTCCGCAGGTATCACACACCTCGACCTGAGCAGTGGTGACTGATTCTTTGACGCGTGTATTACCAACACGCCCATTGACGTGTTTTCCCTTGCCGGTAGTGGTGCAGTGCTTGGTCGCAGTTTCGTCTTTCTCGGTTTGCGAAGAAGGAATGCTCGAGTTTTTGTTTCCCTTGCGCGTTGTCTTCTCAAGAAAGATAGAGAGTATCAACTCGACGACAACCAACAGACTGTTGAACAGGACCCGTATCTCAGAGGAGACTTTACCGTCGGAACAAAGCTGTTCAAATTCCTGTTTGAGGAGATCGACTTCTTCGCGAACCCTTATTTTATTTACTGTTCCCATGGGTTTACTATACCATGGCTTTTTTCGACCTCCTGTGCGCCCATGAGTTGAACGATTGAACGCTATCGCATCTGTTTGCTATCGGAACGCAATATTGGAACGATTTAGAGACGACCAAGCGCGTTGATGGGCATTTTTGTTGACATTCCTGGCTATTGGGAAAAATTTTAGTAAAAACCTGTCAAGTTATTTATTTGGCTTTGAGCTTTTTTTAGAGGGGGTGAGTAGTTACCATTTATCTTCATTGAATAGAAAAAACTTTCACAGACAGGTCGAGTAGCGCGGCGGAATCTCACCGCTACGCTCTCACAGAACCGTACCTGAGCCTCTCGCCCCAAACTGCTATTGTCATCCAGACTTGATAAGCCAATGCGAAAGTAAATTTGTTCGATGTAAACATTCACCTCAAGTTTCGGACTGATCTAACTCGCCGAATTCATGTTGTTAATCCTAATAAATCCGCCTGCAGATTTCAGCATATCAATAACGAAGCTCATGACTGTATCAATGAGGGCAAGCACTGCAGTTTCAGAATTGCTCCGGTCGCTCGTACTTTGTCCAGTGCTAAGCTGAGGAGACTATGCATGGCTTCGATAAAACTCAGATCTCGCTGTTCTTCGCTCAAAGCGTAAAAAAGTGATTCCAGGGTTCGTGAATCATCATCGTGACGGCGTCGCTCAAAGGCCAGGAAAACATATCGACTCATCACGATTATTATATGACCGATAATACCGTCAAAATCTCGCAACTGACTTTCTTGCTCAAAATTGAGATAATGCTTCAGCATTTTATAAAACACCTCCATATCCCAACGCTTACCGTAAATCCGAACAATCTCCTCGTCGGCAAGATCAATTTGTGTGGAAATGATAGCCAGCCACGTTCGTTTATGGCGGTGACTAACGAAGACTATTTTTATTTTTTGATCTTTTTTCGTTTCTACTACGACATTGGCAAGAATCTTGGATTTACCCGGTCGCTTTCTCAACTGGTCAAAAAGGCGTCCCAACGTGAAGCACTTGCTTTGATATCGGTAAAATACCTTCGGCATGTTCTTGCCCATGCAAATCACGGGGAGATGATTTGCCGATTTTTCCAAAACTGCGGTTAGTCCGCAGCTTTGCCCTGGCTGCTTGAAACAGCGGGCAGCAGAATTGCTGCACTTGGTCAACAAGAAAAGCAAGCAACATCAGGTGCATAATGACAGCACTCAGATGTTTTTTCCCGAGGCAGTAGTTGTGCCCGAGATTATAGCCCTGATTTTTCAGGGTATTGAAGGTTTGGTTCTCAATCCGCCAACGCGCCCGACCACAACGCATGATTTCCATGATGTTGCCCTGGGTAATCTCAAGATCGGTAACCCAGCTGAACCAATTGCGAACAACCACTTCTTCGCCATTGGTTTCAACTTCCCAGTGTTCAAGAAAGTTGACCAGCAACTCGCCCTCGCTGGCCTTATTGAGCGGGACAGCGTTGATGAATCGATAACAGTGTGTGACGCTGGCCTTGTTGCTGTCCGGGAGAACCAACTCTGCAACCTCACCCCGCTCGGCAGCTGCATCGACCAGGTTGAACATGTAGGTATGATCGCCTGGTTTGGCTGAAAGGATGTAACTGAGATCATGAGCCATCAGATCTTCGATGTGCGGTGCATTTGAACTCAGGCTATCCTCGGTAACGATGACCTTGAGGCGTGGATGTTCTCGGCGAAAATCGGCAATAAAGCGTTTGGTGGCGTTTAGCTCGCAGTCATTTTTAGTGGCACCATCTTGTCTGCGAATGAGTTCAGGGCAGGGCGGAAAGACTGCCTTGCAGTCCGGTGAGACAAATGCCCCGCTCACCATTTTGAGGTGATACTCGATGGTACCGTTACGCCGTTCTTTGGTCAGGTAATAATCGGTTCCGATATTTTCAGAGCTATGGATCCCTGTTCCGTCAATGGCCACCAGAAGATAACCGCCTAGGCAGGTCATTTTCGGCATGCCCTTGCCTCGCTGCAATTGATGAAAATGGTACGAAACAGACGCCGAAGCAAGGTTGGCACAATCTCATCCAGAATGGTTCGCATTTGGGTATCACTGGGGATTATTCCTACCCCATAGACACTGTGGAGGCTTTCAGGTTGCTCAAGCCATCGTCCATCAAACGACAGCAAGGAAGGATCTTTGAGCGAAAACATGGCAAAGCCGCTCATCAGAACGTCGTCCAGCGGGATC
Coding sequences within it:
- a CDS encoding IS66 family transposase; this encodes MGTVNKIRVREEVDLLKQEFEQLCSDGKVSSEIRVLFNSLLVVVELILSIFLEKTTRKGNKNSSIPSSQTEKDETATKHCTTTGKGKHVNGRVGNTRVKESVTTAQVEVCDTCGMVLENVACQGHERRTKIDIVFEKVVEHIDAEIKQCPNCEATVKGRFPDDMPGKLQYGNGLKAFAIHLVISQMVALNRVQKQIAAMIGSVISEASLLKFVLRLYQSLEAWESRAIDRLLQAPSLHVDETSFRVEGKNHWIHVYSSGETTLKVLHRKRGKEAIEGLNIIPRYGGVIIHDCWASYLSYDHCGHGLCGSHLLRELTFVVDSNQYRWARNLKAVLQQTCRTVAQRPEKCLTEREYANLQKRYRNILTRGSKELPKIPPKPQGKRGRIAKSDAHNLWERLQKHEAAVLLFAKEPHVPFTNNRAERDLRMAKVKQKISGCFRRKQYAQAYCRISSYLQTMASQGINPLVAIQLALAGTLPDAEE